The genomic interval CGGTTGCATCCTTAGCAGTGCTTCGAAGGTCGGCTCGGCGATGCGTTGCGTTGCGTTGTAGCCAGCCTCAGGACTCAGGGTGAAACGGAACCCTTCGTTGGCCTCGATCAAATCGCCGTTGCTGTCGAACATGGCGACAGCGACGGCGCGCAGCGGGTCGAGCCAAGGTGGAATGAAAGCAAAACGGGCCGTATTCAAGTGCGAACGTTCCTTAGTTTGGGTGGCAAAGTCGCAGGCTGTTCATTATGCCCGTTTTTTTTCGGCTTAAATAGAAAAGCCCCGCTGTGGGCGGGGCTTGGCACGAACGGATGGAGCTTACTTGCCGGCTTTATTGGTGCCGGCCTTCACGTCGGCGGCCTTGGTTCCTGCGGCCTTGGCATCCGAGGCTTTTACGTTGGCGGATTTTGCGCCGCCCACCGTGACTTCGGCGCGCAATTTGTTCACGCTGGGTTTGCCAAACCCGGTCACTTTCTGGAGGTCGTCGACACTTTTGAACGGGCCGTTCTTGGTGCGGTACTCGATGATCGCCTTGGCCTTGACCGGGCCGATGCCTTTCACGCTTTCCAGTTGCGCCTGGGTGGCAGCATTAAGATCAATCGGGGCGCCGGCGAACGCCAGACCCATGAAGACAAGCCACGCAAACACGACAAGCAGGAATTTTTTCATCGTTATCTCCAGATAAGTAAATCGGCCTCTTACTTCTGCAGCAGGTAATCGACGTAGCGTTCCACGCCCTGTTCGACGGTGTAGAGCGGCGTGTCGTAGCCGGCGTCGCGCAGCGCCGAAATGTCGGCCTGGGTGAAGCTCTGGTACTTGCCCTTGAGCGCTTCAGGGAAGGCGACGTATTCGACGATGCCCTGCTGCTGTAGCTGCGCCAGCGTCAGGGCGACTTCTCCCTTAGCCTTGCGGCAGGCGTTGACGGCGGCCACGGCGACGTCGTTGAACGCCTGGCTACGGCCGGTGCCGAGGTTGAAAATGCCGGACTGGTCGGGGTGGTCGAGGAACCACATGTTGATCTTGACCACGTCTTCCACCGAGACGAAATCGCGCCGCTGCTCGCCGTTGGCGTAGCCTTCGCAGCCTTCGAACAGCTTGACCTTGCCTTCCGCCTGGTACTGGTTGAAGAAGTGGAAGGCCACCGAGGCCATGCGGCCCTTGTGCTGTTCGCGCGGACCGTACACGTTGAAGTAGCGGAAGCCGACGATCTGGCCGGTCTTTTCCGCCCACATGCGGCGCACGTACTGGTCGAAGAGGAATTTGGAGTAGCCGTAGACGTTGAGCGGGCCTTCGTATTCGCGCGACTCCTTGAAGATGCTGCCAGCACCGTACACGCTGGCGGAGGAGGCGTAGAGGAAGGGGACTTCCTCGTTCTGGCAGTGTTCGAGCAGGGACACGGTGTAGCGGTAGTTGTTCTCCATCATGTAGCGTCCGTCGGTCTCCATGGTGTCGGAGCACGCGCCTTCATGGAACACGGCCTGCATGGAGTCGTCGAACGCCCCGTCCAGCACCGCGTCGAGGAAGTCTTCCTTGTCCATGTAGTCCGCGATTTCGCAGTCCACCAGGTTCTTGAACTTGTCCGCCTTTTTCAGGTTGTCCACCGCGATGATGTTGGTCTCGCCGCGCTCGTTGAGGGCCTTGACGATGTTGGCGCCGATAAAGCCCATGGCGCCGGTGACGATGTAGTACATGTGTTTATCCTTTTTAAGTAATCAGCTATCAGCTGTCAGCAATCAGCTAAACCACCAAAAATCTGATGGCTGACCGCTGATGGCTACCCAAACAATTCTTCGCGGCTCACTACTGCCGTGCCCAGCTTGCCGACCACGATACCTGCAGCCTTGTTGGCCATGCGCATCGCTTCCGGCAGGTCGGCACCGGATGCCAGCATCACGCCCAGGGTGGCGATCACGGTGTCGCCGGCGCCGCTGACGTCGAACACTTCGCGCGCCAGGGCGGGTTCGGTGAGGGCTTCGCCGTCGCGATACAGTGTCATGCCTTCTTCGCTACGCGTCACCAGCAGGGCCTGGAGGTTGAGTTGCGTGCGCAGTTGCTGCGCCTTGCGCGTCAGTTCCTCTTCGTTTTTCCAACCCCCGGCAACCTGTCGGAATTCGCCCCGGTTGGGGGTGAGCAGGGTGGCGTTGCGGTAGCGCTCGTAATCCTCGCCCTTGGGGTCGGCCAGGACCGGCTTGCCGGCCGCGCGCGCCAGTTCGATCATGCGCGCGATGTGGGTCAGGCCGCCCTTGCCGTAGTCGGACAGGATCACCACGTCGGTATCGCCCAGCATGCGCTCGAAATCCGCCAGCTTGTTTTGCAGGACTTCATGGCCCGGCCAGGTTTCGAAGTCGATGCGCAGCAGTTGCTGCTGGCGTCCGATGACGCGCAGCTTGATGGTGGTGTCGAGACCGGCATCGCGGTGCAGCACCACGTTGATGTTTTCGTGCGTCAGCAGGCGCGCGAGGTTGTCGCCCGCCTCGTCGGTGCCCGCTACCGAGAGCAGCGCCACTTTCGCACCCAAGGCGGCGGCATTGCGCGCCACGTTGGCCGCGCCGCCGGGGCGCTCCTCGGTTTTGCTCACATGGACTACCGGTACCGGTGCCTCCGGGGAAATGCGGCTGACCTCGCCGAACCAGTAGCGGTCGAGCATGACGTCGCCCACTACCAGGACGCGGGCCTGTTTCAACTCCTCACTCCTCACCCCTCACTCCTCAACTATTTACAGTCTTCCAATCGGGAAATATTCCAGTCCCTGCTCGCGCACCATTTTCGGCTCGTACAGGTTGCGTCCGTCGAAGATCACCGGAGTCTTGAGGTTGGACTTGATGACGCCGAAATCGGGCGCGCGGAACTCCTTCCATTCGGTGACGATGGCCAGGGCATCCGCATCGGCCAGCGCCGCAGCGGGGGAGTCCACCAGCTTCAGGCGCGGGTCGTCGCCGTAAATGCGATGCGTTTCTTCCATGGCGGCGGGGTCGTAAGCCGATACTGTCGCGCCCATTTTCCACAGGCCTTCGATCAGCACGCGGCTGGGGGCCTCGCGCATGTCGTCGGTGTTGGGCTTGAACGCCAGACCCCACAGCGCGATGCGCTTGCCGGACAGGTCGCTGCCGAATTTCTGCGTGATCTTTTTCAGCAGAATGTGCTTCTGCTCGTCGTTGGCATCTTCGACCGCTTTCAAGACCTGCAACTCGACGCCGTTGGCACGCGCGGTGCGCTGCAGCGCCTGCACGTCCTTGGGGAAGCAGGAGCCGCCGTAGCCGCAACCGGGGTAGAGGAAGTGGTAGCCGATGCGCGGGTCGGAGCCGATGCCGTGACGCACGTGCTCGATGTCGGCGCCGAGGATTTCCGCCAGGTTGGCGAGCTCGTTCATGAACGAGATGCGCGTGGCCAGCATGGCATTGGCGGCGTATTTGGTGAGTTCGGCGGACTTGATGTCCATCACGATCAGGCGTTCGTGGTTGCGCTGGAATGGCGCGTAGAGCGCGCGCATCAGGTCGGTCGCCTTGGCGTTGTCGGTTCCCACCACGATGCGGTCGGGGCGCATGAAGTCTTCCACCGCCGCGCCTTCCTTGAGGAACTCCGGGTTGGACACCACGCTGAAATCGAGCTTCGAGCCGCGTTTCTGCAGTTCTTCCTGCACTGCTGCGCGCACGCGGTCCGCAGTGCCGACCGGTACCGTGGATTTGTCCACGATGACCTTGTATTCGTTCATGTTCTGACCGATGGCGCGTGCCGCGGCGACCACGTATTGCAGGTCGGCGGAGCCGTCCTCGTCGGGCGGAGTGCCCACCGCGACGAACTGGATCACGCCGTGGGCAGCGCTTTCCGCCACGTCGGTGGTGAAGCGCAGGCGGCCGGCAGCCTGGTTGCGTTGCACCATGTCTTCCAGACCGGGTTCGTAAATGGGGATCTGGCCTTGCTTGAGCATGCCGATCTTGCGTTCGTCAAGGTCCAGGCAGACCACATCGTTGCCGACTTCCGCCAGGCAAGTGCCCGTCACGAGGCCGACATAGCCGGTTCCAATTATGCTGATTTTCACTTTGAGTCTCCGATGGTTGCAATTTCCTGCCGGATGGCCTGCAGCGCCTGCAGGGGGTCCGGCGCCTGGGTGATGGGTCGTCCGATCACCAGATAATTCGATCCCGCGCGCAGCGCTTCTGCCGGGGTCATGACGCGGTTCTGGTCGTCTTTTGCCGCGCTGGCGGGACGGATGCCGGGCGTCACCAGGCAGAAGTCCGGCCCTTGTTCCTGCCGCAACACTGCTGCTTCCTGGGCGGAACAGACTACGCCGTCAAGATGACAGCTGTGCGCCAGGCCGGCCAGTCGCCGCACCAGTTGTTGAGGTGCTTCGCTGATGCCCAGGTCGGCCAGGTCATTCGCGCCCATGCTGGTGAGGACGGTGACGGCGATCAGCTTGGGGCGGTTGGGCGTGGCATCTATGGCTTCGCGCGCAGCGCTCATCATGGCGCGGCCTCCCAATGCGTGAACGTTGACCATCCACACGCCGAGAGCGGCCGCCGCCTTGCATGCCTGGGCCACGGTGTGGGGGATGTCGTGAAATTTCAGGTCGAGGAATACGCCGTAGCCCTGTCCGACCAGGTGCTCCACCCAGGCCGGGCCGGCGGCGGTGAACAGTTCCTTGCCGACCTTCAGTTTGCACAGCTGTGGGTCGAGCCGGGCTACCAGTGCGGATGCCGCCTCCGTGGTGGCGTAATCCAGCGCCACGATGATTTTCGGGTCGCTTGTCATGTGAGATCCTGATCTTCGGTGCGTTTCGGGGGGAAGCTTTCCCAGCCGCCGCAAGCGGGGCAGTGCCAATGAAATTGCCGCGCCTTGAAGCCGCAGTTCTCGCAGCGGTAGAGCGCGAGGCGCTGGCTGTGCTGGTGGATGAGGTTCTTCACCAGGGCAATGTCCTGGCGGCGTTCGGCGGGGGCATCCAGCAGCGCGGCTTCGAGCAGTTTGTCCAGCCCGAGCAGGCTGGGGTTGCGCCGCAGCTCGTCGCGCACCAGCTCATAGGCGGCGCGCGGACCATCCTGCTCCAGTGCGGCCTGAAATGCAGTGCTTAACAGGTCGATGGAGGGCGCCTGAGCGAGGTAGTTGCGCAGCAGGGCGAGGCCTTCAGCGTTTTGTCCCAGCGCGCGATAACTGGCCAGCAGGCGTCCCGCTGCCAGCGGCAGGT from Sulfurimicrobium lacus carries:
- a CDS encoding ComEA family DNA-binding protein, whose product is MKKFLLVVFAWLVFMGLAFAGAPIDLNAATQAQLESVKGIGPVKAKAIIEYRTKNGPFKSVDDLQKVTGFGKPSVNKLRAEVTVGGAKSANVKASDAKAAGTKAADVKAGTNKAGK
- the rfaD gene encoding ADP-glyceromanno-heptose 6-epimerase, whose translation is MYYIVTGAMGFIGANIVKALNERGETNIIAVDNLKKADKFKNLVDCEIADYMDKEDFLDAVLDGAFDDSMQAVFHEGACSDTMETDGRYMMENNYRYTVSLLEHCQNEEVPFLYASSASVYGAGSIFKESREYEGPLNVYGYSKFLFDQYVRRMWAEKTGQIVGFRYFNVYGPREQHKGRMASVAFHFFNQYQAEGKVKLFEGCEGYANGEQRRDFVSVEDVVKINMWFLDHPDQSGIFNLGTGRSQAFNDVAVAAVNACRKAKGEVALTLAQLQQQGIVEYVAFPEALKGKYQSFTQADISALRDAGYDTPLYTVEQGVERYVDYLLQK
- the rfaE1 gene encoding D-glycero-beta-D-manno-heptose-7-phosphate kinase translates to MKQARVLVVGDVMLDRYWFGEVSRISPEAPVPVVHVSKTEERPGGAANVARNAAALGAKVALLSVAGTDEAGDNLARLLTHENINVVLHRDAGLDTTIKLRVIGRQQQLLRIDFETWPGHEVLQNKLADFERMLGDTDVVILSDYGKGGLTHIARMIELARAAGKPVLADPKGEDYERYRNATLLTPNRGEFRQVAGGWKNEEELTRKAQQLRTQLNLQALLVTRSEEGMTLYRDGEALTEPALAREVFDVSGAGDTVIATLGVMLASGADLPEAMRMANKAAGIVVGKLGTAVVSREELFG
- a CDS encoding UDP-glucose dehydrogenase family protein yields the protein MKISIIGTGYVGLVTGTCLAEVGNDVVCLDLDERKIGMLKQGQIPIYEPGLEDMVQRNQAAGRLRFTTDVAESAAHGVIQFVAVGTPPDEDGSADLQYVVAAARAIGQNMNEYKVIVDKSTVPVGTADRVRAAVQEELQKRGSKLDFSVVSNPEFLKEGAAVEDFMRPDRIVVGTDNAKATDLMRALYAPFQRNHERLIVMDIKSAELTKYAANAMLATRISFMNELANLAEILGADIEHVRHGIGSDPRIGYHFLYPGCGYGGSCFPKDVQALQRTARANGVELQVLKAVEDANDEQKHILLKKITQKFGSDLSGKRIALWGLAFKPNTDDMREAPSRVLIEGLWKMGATVSAYDPAAMEETHRIYGDDPRLKLVDSPAAALADADALAIVTEWKEFRAPDFGVIKSNLKTPVIFDGRNLYEPKMVREQGLEYFPIGRL
- the pyrF gene encoding orotidine-5'-phosphate decarboxylase, coding for MTSDPKIIVALDYATTEAASALVARLDPQLCKLKVGKELFTAAGPAWVEHLVGQGYGVFLDLKFHDIPHTVAQACKAAAALGVWMVNVHALGGRAMMSAAREAIDATPNRPKLIAVTVLTSMGANDLADLGISEAPQQLVRRLAGLAHSCHLDGVVCSAQEAAVLRQEQGPDFCLVTPGIRPASAAKDDQNRVMTPAEALRAGSNYLVIGRPITQAPDPLQALQAIRQEIATIGDSK